The Sulfurimonas lithotrophica genome includes a region encoding these proteins:
- a CDS encoding DNA recombination protein RmuC — translation MEIYFILFLISIAVIVVLIYLFLKQNTSLKNIELNYAVLKTKYEQEIKTSQEKLDVLQSAKDELSNEFKLLANKIFEDKTKSFDTAHQKQFEMMLKPFREQISNFSKLSQEQFNEEIKDRHLLKDELRRLKLMNEQLSQDALNLTNALKGKNKTQGNWGEIVLERILEESGLREGSEYELQMHLKSDAGDRYLPDVVIHMPGERDIVVDSKVSLNAYERFVSEENQEMKNIALKEHITSISKHIKELSSKQYDKLEGINTLDYVLLFMPIEGAFLLALEQDGEFFKRAYESNILVVSPSTLMVTLRTIEHIWRTQRQEDNAKKIALEAEAMYDKLVGFVEEMQKIGLQIDKTKESYDTAMKRLKSGRGNVIRRAKNVVELGLKPKKALNVKSEEDE, via the coding sequence TTGGAAATATATTTTATACTTTTTTTAATCTCCATAGCAGTTATTGTCGTTCTTATATATTTGTTTTTAAAACAAAATACTTCACTTAAAAATATTGAGCTGAATTATGCTGTTTTAAAAACTAAGTATGAACAGGAAATAAAAACTTCACAAGAGAAATTGGATGTGCTTCAATCTGCGAAAGATGAACTCTCCAACGAGTTTAAACTTCTGGCAAATAAGATATTTGAAGATAAAACAAAAAGTTTTGACACGGCTCATCAAAAACAATTTGAGATGATGTTAAAACCTTTTCGTGAACAGATAAGCAACTTCTCGAAGTTAAGTCAAGAACAGTTTAATGAAGAGATAAAAGACAGGCATCTTTTAAAAGATGAACTCAGACGCTTAAAACTTATGAACGAACAATTAAGTCAAGATGCACTAAATCTTACAAATGCACTTAAAGGTAAAAATAAAACTCAGGGTAATTGGGGTGAAATAGTTCTTGAGAGAATACTTGAAGAATCCGGACTTAGAGAGGGTAGCGAGTATGAACTTCAGATGCATCTTAAAAGTGACGCGGGAGATAGATATTTGCCCGATGTAGTTATACATATGCCCGGTGAGCGTGATATTGTAGTTGATTCAAAAGTTTCATTAAATGCATATGAGCGTTTTGTAAGTGAAGAAAATCAAGAGATGAAAAATATTGCTTTAAAAGAGCACATAACATCAATCTCTAAGCATATCAAAGAGCTCAGTTCAAAACAATATGATAAACTAGAAGGTATAAATACACTTGATTATGTACTTTTATTTATGCCTATAGAGGGAGCTTTTTTACTGGCACTTGAACAAGACGGAGAGTTTTTTAAGCGTGCATATGAGAGCAATATACTTGTTGTTTCACCCTCAACTCTTATGGTTACGCTTCGCACGATTGAGCATATTTGGCGTACACAAAGACAAGAAGACAATGCTAAAAAAATAGCATTAGAAGCTGAAGCAATGTATGATAAACTTGTAGGTTTTGTAGAGGAGATGCAAAAAATCGGTTTACAGATAGATAAAACAAAAGAGAGTTACGATACTGCTATGAAAAGACTAAAAAGTGGACGCGGAAATGTTATTAGACGTGCTAAAAACGTAGTAGAACTTGGCTTAAAACCAAAAAAAGCATTAAATGTAAAAAGTGAAGAAGATGAGTAA
- a CDS encoding diguanylate cyclase, whose translation MIEWNEGLNLGIKTLDNDHKQLLHIVSKLSKAIDANETIDVIENIFNELEDCTDKHFKKEEDYLKDCNCRDLDKHILHHRDFSQRLSQLKMQTLSLPAESISHDITIYLTEWILNHVIEEDIPSITFFKQCGLTLEAEKSSKTLLQRLIKATTDRFSFTKRIFLSAIIPLSGMLLFGTIIIFVNFNEFLNMKNTSKVTHITSDVSELVHNLQIERGLNSGYLTSTDNKFKDRLTNQRKLVDNAVLKITKKIKNIHINNLKTIKPHIDTLKKDILSLKEIRQKINNKTISQIDGINIYSQIIKNILNITPKIATLNLNNNLSSSIKTLASIQQFKEALGQERAYGTTIIEKKDLTMKEYTSFAKLLGVQKASLITFGYTASSEQKNILDSLINSNSAKRVEFYEQKIKEQSFDTIDSENWFKAITKYINEIKVFEDTLLTEVKTLISDNIDSTIRNFLLWLVFNTSILAINLFILYTFKKSTVVQIDELTNAMKDLATGGRAFILSPINMNRDEIAYMYDAYETTRQKLLKGDMYTQLYESKNEIELKKREKENKKLEKIAFTDSLTGTLNRRKFEKVARQEIERSNRYNSKLSFLMIDIDHFKRVNDTYGHAVGDEVIKHFASACMKMLRNIDVVARIGGEEFVVMLPETTVEGAYKFAERFRKQIYASELNINEKSIRFSISIGVSTLNKNEDLKTVLQKADKALYRAKESGRNRSVINK comes from the coding sequence ATGATAGAATGGAACGAAGGTCTTAACTTAGGGATTAAAACACTCGATAACGACCATAAACAACTTTTACACATTGTCTCAAAATTATCAAAAGCTATAGATGCCAACGAAACAATCGATGTCATTGAAAATATCTTCAACGAACTTGAGGATTGTACAGACAAACATTTTAAAAAAGAAGAAGATTATTTAAAAGATTGCAATTGTAGAGATTTAGACAAACATATACTTCATCATAGAGATTTTTCTCAAAGACTCTCACAACTAAAAATGCAAACTTTATCTTTACCTGCGGAATCCATATCTCACGATATAACGATTTATCTTACGGAATGGATTTTAAATCATGTGATTGAAGAAGATATTCCTTCTATTACGTTTTTTAAACAATGCGGTTTGACACTTGAAGCAGAAAAGTCGAGCAAAACTCTTCTTCAAAGGTTGATTAAAGCCACTACCGACAGATTTAGTTTTACAAAACGAATCTTCTTATCGGCAATAATTCCTCTCTCAGGGATGCTCCTTTTTGGAACTATTATTATATTTGTAAATTTTAACGAGTTTTTAAACATGAAAAATACATCTAAGGTTACACATATAACTTCAGATGTAAGTGAATTGGTTCACAACCTTCAAATCGAGAGAGGTTTAAACAGCGGATACCTCACATCGACAGATAATAAATTTAAAGATAGACTAACCAATCAAAGAAAATTAGTTGACAATGCCGTTCTAAAAATAACAAAAAAAATAAAAAATATCCATATAAATAATCTCAAAACTATTAAACCGCATATAGATACTCTAAAGAAAGATATCTTATCACTTAAAGAGATTCGTCAAAAAATAAATAATAAAACGATATCTCAAATCGATGGAATAAATATATATTCTCAAATAATAAAAAATATTTTAAATATAACCCCAAAAATAGCAACCCTAAACCTAAACAATAATTTATCTTCTTCTATTAAAACCCTTGCCTCTATTCAACAATTTAAAGAAGCGTTGGGACAAGAAAGAGCATATGGTACGACCATAATAGAAAAAAAAGATTTAACTATGAAAGAATATACCTCTTTTGCTAAACTTTTGGGTGTACAAAAAGCTTCTTTAATTACTTTTGGTTACACGGCTTCTAGTGAACAAAAAAACATCCTTGACTCTCTGATAAACTCAAATTCGGCAAAAAGAGTCGAGTTTTATGAGCAAAAAATAAAAGAACAAAGTTTTGATACAATCGATTCGGAAAATTGGTTTAAAGCAATTACAAAGTATATAAATGAGATAAAAGTTTTTGAAGATACGCTTTTAACAGAAGTAAAAACATTAATATCCGATAACATAGATTCAACCATAAGAAACTTTCTTTTATGGTTGGTGTTTAACACAAGTATATTGGCAATAAATCTTTTTATACTTTATACATTTAAAAAGAGTACGGTAGTTCAGATAGATGAACTAACAAATGCAATGAAAGATTTAGCAACCGGAGGAAGGGCTTTTATACTTTCTCCTATAAACATGAACAGAGACGAAATAGCTTATATGTACGATGCATATGAAACAACAAGACAAAAACTCTTAAAAGGCGATATGTACACACAGTTATATGAGAGTAAAAATGAGATTGAATTAAAAAAGAGAGAAAAAGAAAATAAAAAACTTGAAAAAATAGCATTTACCGATTCTTTAACGGGGACTCTAAACCGTCGTAAATTTGAAAAAGTAGCTCGACAAGAAATAGAGCGTTCAAACAGGTATAACTCCAAACTTAGTTTTTTAATGATAGATATTGACCATTTTAAACGTGTAAATGATACCTACGGGCACGCCGTGGGTGATGAAGTGATAAAACATTTTGCTTCTGCTTGTATGAAAATGCTTAGAAATATAGATGTCGTAGCGAGAATAGGAGGTGAAGAATTTGTTGTAATGCTTCCTGAAACTACAGTTGAAGGTGCATATAAATTTGCGGAGAGATTTCGCAAACAAATATATGCATCTGAGTTAAATATAAATGAAAAAAGTATAAGATTCAGTATAAGTATAGGTGTATCAACTTTAAATAAAAATGAAGATTTAAAAACTGTTTTACAAAAAGCAGACAAAGCTCTATATAGAGCAAAAGAATCGGGAAGAAACCGTAGTGTTATAAATAAATAG
- a CDS encoding DEAD/DEAH box helicase: protein MQDNAQNETIEQEVQPTLTFQDLGLKKQILNSVKKAGFTVPSPIQAQAIPVVLSGRDMVGQAHTGTGKTAAFGLPALNNMKRDNGVEVLVITPTRELATQVSDELFKYGKDLGVRTTTIYGGSSYKRQLDLIKRGAGIVVATPGRLLDILKRDMLEDFAPSMVILDEADEMLDMGFLDDINEIFSYLPTNRQTLLFSATMPKPIKLLAERILENPEFISITKGETTNADISQEYYVIDESERDDAIIRLMDAENTGKSVVFCRTKSEVDRLSNVLSNAGYLANGLHGDMEQRQRETVISGFKKNSVKVLVATDVAARGIHVNNITHVFNYHIPFDPESYVHRIGRTGRAGTKGKAITLLTPHEFKELQKIKKKVGTTMEHAYVPSKNDLKENSLKTMVKTIEEHKIYDEAHKVLDMLKQDIDEETIMYKLVSMLLDKQSVKGPADIGIPAEKLTKILERLEKQGDRNGSTRGRSRGHGNYRGRSSNRNSSRTRRGNNNGGRNKYKDYNKK from the coding sequence ATGCAAGATAATGCACAAAACGAAACAATTGAACAAGAAGTTCAACCAACATTAACTTTCCAAGACTTAGGTCTTAAAAAACAGATTTTAAACTCTGTAAAAAAAGCGGGCTTCACTGTTCCAAGCCCAATTCAAGCTCAGGCAATTCCTGTTGTACTGAGTGGACGCGACATGGTCGGTCAAGCACATACAGGTACTGGAAAAACTGCAGCTTTTGGACTTCCTGCTCTTAACAATATGAAAAGAGATAACGGCGTAGAAGTTCTAGTTATCACACCTACACGTGAACTTGCAACTCAGGTAAGTGACGAGTTATTTAAATACGGTAAGGATTTAGGCGTTAGAACTACTACTATATACGGTGGAAGCTCGTACAAACGTCAACTTGACCTTATCAAACGCGGTGCAGGAATCGTTGTTGCGACACCGGGACGTTTATTAGATATTTTAAAACGTGATATGCTAGAAGATTTTGCACCAAGCATGGTAATTTTAGATGAAGCTGATGAGATGCTTGACATGGGATTTTTAGATGATATTAACGAAATTTTTTCTTATCTTCCGACAAATCGTCAAACTCTACTTTTCTCGGCTACTATGCCTAAGCCTATTAAACTTTTAGCCGAGCGTATTTTAGAAAATCCGGAATTTATCTCTATAACAAAAGGCGAAACTACTAATGCCGATATCTCCCAAGAGTATTACGTAATAGACGAGAGTGAACGTGACGATGCAATCATACGTCTAATGGATGCCGAAAATACAGGAAAAAGCGTAGTATTTTGCCGTACGAAAAGTGAAGTTGACAGACTTAGTAATGTTCTAAGCAATGCAGGATATTTAGCAAACGGTCTTCACGGAGATATGGAACAGCGTCAACGCGAAACGGTAATAAGCGGTTTTAAAAAGAACTCTGTAAAGGTTTTAGTAGCAACAGACGTAGCAGCTCGCGGAATACATGTAAATAACATTACCCATGTTTTTAACTATCATATCCCTTTTGATCCTGAATCTTACGTACACAGAATCGGTCGTACAGGTCGTGCAGGTACAAAAGGTAAAGCTATCACACTTTTAACTCCTCATGAGTTTAAAGAACTTCAAAAAATTAAAAAGAAAGTCGGAACTACCATGGAACATGCTTATGTTCCAAGTAAAAATGATTTAAAAGAAAACTCATTAAAAACTATGGTCAAAACAATAGAAGAACATAAAATTTATGATGAAGCCCATAAAGTGTTAGATATGTTAAAACAAGATATTGATGAAGAAACTATTATGTACAAACTAGTATCTATGCTTTTAGATAAACAAAGCGTAAAAGGTCCTGCAGATATTGGTATTCCTGCTGAGAAACTGACTAAAATACTAGAGAGACTTGAAAAACAAGGCGATAGAAACGGTTCTACCCGTGGACGTTCTCGTGGGCATGGAAATTACCGAGGGCGTAGTTCAAACAGAAACTCAAGTCGTACACGCCGTGGAAATAATAACGGCGGACGTAATAAATACAAAGACTACAATAAAAAATAG
- a CDS encoding HIT family protein produces the protein MHTIIYEDKDLYVQKEESEIPWLKIFTKEPYKELGDVPPKLRKHLWDVYDIIEFHMKFYYKPEKINMASFANKLPQVHIHVMARFKEDSWFPNNVWEEKLRESNLNLPNEEKFFKELHIALTDQQKNLITQDRRDPNRERRRNIKDRRKS, from the coding sequence ATGCATACTATAATTTATGAAGATAAAGATTTATACGTACAAAAAGAAGAGAGTGAAATTCCTTGGCTTAAAATTTTCACAAAAGAACCGTATAAAGAACTTGGCGACGTACCTCCAAAACTTAGAAAACATCTTTGGGATGTGTACGATATAATAGAGTTTCATATGAAGTTTTATTATAAACCCGAAAAAATCAATATGGCTTCTTTTGCAAACAAGTTACCTCAAGTGCATATCCATGTAATGGCTAGATTTAAAGAGGATAGTTGGTTTCCAAATAATGTCTGGGAAGAAAAACTAAGAGAGTCAAATCTAAACCTTCCTAATGAAGAAAAGTTTTTTAAAGAACTTCATATAGCCCTAACCGATCAGCAAAAAAATCTTATTACCCAAGATAGACGCGATCCCAATAGGGAAAGAAGACGTAATATTAAAGATAGAAGAAAATCTTAA
- a CDS encoding beta-ketoacyl-ACP synthase III: MAYAAFRSIGAYVPKKILTNEDLSKMVDTSDEWITKRTGIKERHIADDNEFTSDMGVKAAEQAIERSGIAKEDIDMIVCATISPDYFCMPSTATIISQKLGLPNVQAFDISAACTGFVYVLSIAKAFIESGMKKNVLIIGAEKLSAITDFTDRGTCILFGDGAGAAVISATDNKEEAIIDIHTGSDGSYADLLMTPNGGSGSAHDSLEQEVAGCYMQMKGNETYKIAVRTLTKDVIDILKENDIHSDEIKHFVPHQANYRIIKAVGDALKLKDEQVVLTVAKYGNTSGASIPMAINDIYESKRLQKGELMLLDAFGGGLTWGSALVPFSPLK, from the coding sequence GGAGCTTACGTACCGAAAAAAATTCTTACAAATGAAGATTTATCAAAAATGGTAGATACTTCTGATGAGTGGATTACCAAACGTACAGGTATAAAAGAGCGTCATATTGCCGATGATAATGAGTTTACTTCGGATATGGGTGTTAAAGCCGCAGAACAAGCTATTGAGCGAAGCGGTATAGCAAAAGAAGATATAGATATGATTGTATGTGCTACAATCTCACCTGATTATTTTTGTATGCCTTCAACTGCAACTATTATTTCTCAAAAACTGGGTCTTCCTAATGTTCAAGCATTTGATATTTCAGCTGCGTGTACGGGTTTTGTTTATGTTTTATCAATAGCAAAAGCTTTTATCGAATCGGGTATGAAAAAAAACGTACTAATAATAGGTGCGGAAAAATTATCTGCAATTACCGATTTTACGGATCGCGGTACATGTATACTTTTTGGTGACGGTGCGGGTGCTGCGGTAATATCTGCAACTGATAACAAAGAAGAAGCTATTATAGATATACATACGGGTTCAGACGGTAGTTACGCAGATTTACTTATGACTCCAAACGGAGGAAGCGGTTCAGCTCATGATTCTTTAGAGCAGGAAGTTGCAGGCTGCTATATGCAGATGAAAGGTAATGAAACATATAAAATTGCCGTTCGTACACTTACAAAAGATGTTATAGATATACTAAAAGAGAATGATATCCATAGTGATGAGATAAAACACTTTGTACCGCATCAAGCAAATTACAGAATTATAAAAGCTGTTGGAGATGCACTAAAGCTAAAAGATGAACAAGTAGTATTAACCGTTGCAAAATACGGAAATACTTCAGGTGCATCTATCCCTATGGCTATTAATGATATTTATGAAAGTAAAAGATTGCAAAAAGGTGAATTAATGCTTTTAGATGCATTTGGTGGCGGGCTTACTTGGGGTTCTGCCCTTGTACCTTTTTCACCGTTAAAATAA